The proteins below come from a single Benincasa hispida cultivar B227 chromosome 4, ASM972705v1, whole genome shotgun sequence genomic window:
- the LOC120075380 gene encoding uncharacterized protein LOC120075380, protein MDSQERRIEEELSHPILLSERVRSAVDEAQSFKLECAEVAKQVDRLAQMLRMAVRFATATPAVYERPIRRVVAEVSKNLDRALTLVRKCKHQSALRRVMTITSVTDFRKLFNLLDASVGDMKWLLTIFECNGGGIVLSLPPIASNDPIIAWVWSSIASIQMGQLPDRVEGTNELASLAADNERNKNIIVDEGGIPPLLKLLKEGPSAEAQITAIKALYTLANDPNRVRTIVEEHGVPIIVQALANSPMLVQTQAASLVARMAIHDPLAQEDFARENVIRPLVTLLSFETFMDEVCRQSIHSIVQINRNLEKKALDKTMEHNPNAKSNALRNMEGGSRAGNSRKERGNERPEVKHKLKISCAEALWLLAKGSVSNSRRICETKGLLCMAKMVETEEGELQMNCLMCIMEITAAAESNADLRRAAFKTNSPAAKAVVGQMLRLINDLDNPTLQIPAIRSIGSLARTFPARETRVIGPLIVKLGSRHVDVAAEAAISLGKFVCPENFLCMEHSRTVIESNGVPLVLKLLRENERTQMYGLILLCYLALHAGSSEIVDQARVLTVLEGADRTMIALHPELKELVGKAIGHLNLYHAGMGIHSKGHLGLP, encoded by the coding sequence ATGGATTCCCAGGAGAGGCGGATtgaagaggaactgtcccacCCGATTCTGCTGTCCGAGCGTGTTCGCTCCGCCGTCGACGAAGCCCAGTCCTTCAAACTTGAGTGTGCTGAAGTGGCCAAGCAAGTTGATCGCCTCGCCCAAATGCTCCGAATGGCGGTTCGATTCGCCACCGCGACTCCCGCCGTCTACGAGCGTCCCATCCGTCGGGTGGTTGCCGAGGTTTCCAAGAATCTCGATCGTGCCCTAACCCTAGTACGCAAATGCAAACATCAGAGTGCGCTTCGCCGCGTAATGACGATCACCAGCGTTACTGATTTTCGGAAACTATTCAATCTTCTAGACGCTTCCGTTGGAGACATGAAATGGCTTCTCACTATTTTCGAATGCAATGGAGGCGGTATCGTGCTTTCGCTTCCCCCAATTGCTAGTAATGACCCGATTATTGCTTGGGTTTGGTCCTCTATTGCCTCGATTCAGATGGGTCAATTGCCCGATCGTGTTGAAGGCACCAACGAACTCGCTTCGCTTGCCGCTGATAATGAGAGAAACAAAAACATTATTGTCGATGAAGGGGGAATTCCTCCTCTGCTCAAGCTTTTGAAGGAAGGCCCCTCAGCGGAGGCTCAAATTACGGCCATCAAGGCACTTTATACGCTTGCAAATGATCCAAACAGAGTGAGGACTATTGTTGAAGAGCATGGAGTCCCAATTATAGTGCAGGCTCTTGCAAACTCCCCGATGCTGGTGCAGACACAAGCCGCGAGTTTGGTCGCAAGAATGGCGATTCATGACCCCTTAGCTCAAGAAGATTTTGCACGGGAGAATGTTATTAGACCCCTCGTTACTCTACTGTCGTTCGAGACTTTTATGGATGAAGTGTGTAGACAAAGCATTCATTCCATTGTTCAGATCAACAGGAACCTAGAGAAGAAGGCACTCGATAAAACAATGGAGCACAACCCAAACGCGAAGTCAAACGCTTTGCGTAACATGGAAGGGGGTAGTAGGGCAGGGAACTCCCGAAAAGAGAGGGGAAATGAGAGACCTGAAGTAAAGCATAAGCTGAAAATAAGTTGTGCCGAGGCTCTGTGGTTGCTGGCAAAAGGGAGCGTGTCGAATAGTAGGAGAATTTGTGAGACAAAAGGACTGCTTTGTATGGCAAAGATGGTGGAGACGGAAGAAGGGGAATTGCAGATGAATTGTTTGATGTGTATAATGGAGATAACAGCTGCGGCAGAGTCCAATGCGGACTTGAGGCGTGCAGCGTTCAAGACAAATTCTCCTGCGGCCAAGGCTGTGGTGGGTCAGATGTTGAGATTGATCAATGATTTGGACAACCCAACTCTGCAAATTCCTGCCATAAGATCCATAGGATCGTTGGCTAGGACATTTCCCGCAAGAGAGACACGAGTGATTGGTCCTTTGATTGTGAAACTTGGGAGTAGACATGTAGATGTGGCTGCAGAAGCTGCCATTTCGCTGGGGAAGTTTGTTTGTCCAGAGAATTTTCTTTGCATGGAGCATTCGAGGACAGTAATAGAGTCTAATGGAGTGCCTCTTGTACTGAAGTTACTAAGGGAGAATGAAAGGACTCAAATGTACGGACTGATTCTATTGTGCTATCTTGCACTTCATGCGGGCAGCAGCGAGATTGTGGATCAGGCCAGGGTTTTGACAGTGCTGGAAGGGGCGGATCGCACCATGATTGCCTTACACCCAGAGTTGAAAGAGTTGGTGGGAAAGGCAATTGGTCACCTCAATCTGTATCACGCAGGAATGGGAATCCATTCAAAGGGCCACTTGGGTTTGCCTTAA
- the LOC120075381 gene encoding F-box protein At1g70590 — translation MRPRTWPDRSDASRFSSFSLSKLKGKTAIEVEDDVHDFSRYNSNSKSTSLADTVHASPSTSSSSQSPFWVRPSLLPHQDFSALPYDVLIKIAASFNLPNLRAASFVCKAWFEALRPLREAMLFLRWGKRFKHGRGGVRPNSDKALNSFLKGAARGSTLAMVDAGLLYWEMGNKDEAITLYRKAADLGDPAAKCNLGISFLHAKPPNPTEAVKWLRQASMVGNVRAQYQLALCLQQGHGVNRNVQEAARWFSKAAEGGYVRAMYNLSLCYSCGEGLVHNHQQAKKWMKRAADRGHSKAQFEHGLHLFSERDMMKAVVYLELATRSGERAAAHVKNVILQQLSQSSRDRVMSVADNWRALPSSH, via the exons ATGAGGCCAAGAACTTGGCCAGATCGCTCCGATGCCTCTCGtttctcttccttttctctGTCCAAACTCAAGGGCAAAACTGCGATTGAGGTGGAGGATGACGTTCATGACTTCTCTCGCTACAATTCCAATTCCAAGTCCACTAGCCTCGCCGACACAGTCCACGCCTCACCATCTACCTCTTCCTCCTCTCAATCGCCTTTCTGGGTGCGACCCTCCTTATTACCTCACCAGGATTTCTCTGCCTTGCCTTACGACGTTCTCATCAAAATCGCCGCCTCTTTTAACCTCCCAAATCTGCGAGCTGCGTCCTTTGTTTGCAAGGCTTGGTTCGAGGCCCTCAGGCCTTTGAGGGAGGCTATGCTATTTCTGCGATGGGGTAAGCGCTTCAAGCATGGTCGAGGTGGGGTTCGCCCCAATTCTGACAAGGCTCTTAATTCCTTTCTCAAGGGTGCCGCTCGTGGCTCCACCCTTGCTATGGTTGATGCTGGACTTCTCTATTGGGAGATGGGCAACAAAGACGAGGCTATTACCTTGTACCGAAAGGCTGCCGACCTAGGCGACCCTGCTGCCAAGTGCAATTTAGGAATCTCCTTTTTGCACG CAAAACCACCAAATCCGACTGAAGCTGTAAAATGGTTGCGACAAGCGTCCATGGTTGGCAACGTTCGAGCTCAATACCAACTTGCTCTGTGTCTACAACAGGGTCATGGGGTGAATCGGAATGTACAAGAAGCT GCTAGGTGGTTTTCTAAAGCCGCCGAAGGAGGATATGTCCGTGCCATGTACAATCTTTCTCTGTGCTATTCTTGCGGGGAAGGCTTGGTACACAACCATCAGCAGGCTAAGAAGTGGATGAAGCGGGCAGCTGATCGTGGGCATAGTAAAGCTCAATTTGAGCATGGACTCCATCTCTTTTCT GAAAGGGACATGATGAAAGCTGTAGTCTACTTGGAACTTGCCACCCGCTCTGGTGAAAGAGCTGCTGCTCATGTCAAGAATGTAATTCTCCAACAACTTTCGCAAAGTTCACGAGATCGTGTCATGTCTGTTGCTGATAACTGGCGTGCATTGCCTTCGTCTCATTGA